A genome region from Blochmannia endosymbiont of Polyrhachis (Hedomyrma) turneri includes the following:
- the odhB gene encoding 2-oxoglutarate dehydrogenase complex dihydrolipoyllysine-residue succinyltransferase, with product MNNKKNILVPNLPESISDAVVAVWHKQIKDNVTQGEILVELETDKIMIEVPAEESGILESIFQDVGATVVNGQILGKLLLNDNNHCSNTDINIQSENTQSVPYTKHEKNILKTTDDVTNIFSPSIRRLVHEYNLQPESILKIKDIHGQITRESIKKYLFDKECEQLSIPVETKSEVITKKKDRNDVRIPMSRLRKRIAERLLEVKNNTAMLTTFNEVNMKPIIDIRKKYGEIFEKKHNVRLGFMSFYVKAVLEALKSFPNINASIDGEEIVHHNYFDISIAVSTSRGLVTPVLKNIDLLSISEIEKEIKNMAGKGRDGKLTIQELSGGTFTITNGGVFGSLISTPIINPPQSAILGMHAIKDRPMAINGEIVILPMMYLALSYDHRLIDGKDSINFLIKIKELLENPIRFLLDI from the coding sequence ATGAATAATAAAAAAAATATTTTAGTTCCAAATTTACCTGAATCAATTTCAGACGCTGTTGTTGCTGTGTGGCATAAGCAAATAAAGGACAATGTTACACAAGGTGAAATATTAGTTGAACTTGAAACTGATAAAATAATGATAGAGGTTCCAGCGGAAGAATCAGGAATTTTAGAATCAATATTTCAAGATGTAGGTGCAACAGTTGTTAATGGACAAATTTTAGGAAAATTATTATTAAATGATAACAATCATTGTAGTAACACAGATATTAATATACAGTCCGAAAATACACAATCTGTACCATATACAAAGCATGAGAAAAATATTTTGAAAACAACTGATGACGTAACTAATATTTTTAGTCCGTCAATACGACGACTTGTTCATGAATATAATTTACAACCGGAATCCATTTTAAAAATTAAAGATATTCATGGTCAGATTACTCGTGAGAGTATAAAAAAATATTTATTTGATAAAGAATGTGAACAATTATCGATTCCAGTGGAAACAAAATCAGAAGTAATAACCAAGAAAAAAGATCGTAATGATGTCCGTATTCCAATGAGTCGTTTACGTAAACGTATAGCAGAACGATTATTAGAAGTAAAAAATAATACTGCTATGTTAACTACTTTTAATGAAGTGAATATGAAACCAATAATAGATATTCGTAAAAAATACGGTGAAATATTTGAGAAAAAACATAACGTGCGATTAGGTTTTATGTCATTTTATGTTAAAGCAGTATTAGAAGCGTTGAAATCTTTTCCAAATATCAATGCATCTATTGATGGCGAAGAAATAGTACATCACAATTATTTTGATATAAGCATTGCTGTATCAACATCACGTGGATTAGTAACACCAGTTTTGAAAAATATTGATTTACTTAGCATTTCCGAAATAGAAAAAGAAATTAAAAATATGGCTGGAAAGGGACGTGATGGGAAATTAACTATTCAAGAACTTAGTGGAGGTACTTTTACCATTACAAATGGTGGGGTATTCGGATCACTTATTTCTACTCCTATTATTAACCCTCCGCAAAGTGCAATACTTGGTATGCATGCTATCAAAGATCGACCAATGGCAATCAACGGAGAAATTGTTATTTTACCAATGATGTATTTAGCATTATCTTATGATCATCGTTTAATTGATGGCAAAGATTCGATAAATTTTTTGATAAAAATCAAAGAACTATTAGAAAATCCTATACGATTTTTATTAGATATTTGA
- a CDS encoding 2-oxoglutarate dehydrogenase E1 component, which translates to MKNNTIQNWLHSSCLTRENQVYIEELYKKFLKNSKDVDSHWSTLFETLSETNNYSQNHLLTRQEQKQKNNFLNLKHQQTDLYHTQEKVFKLIDAFRLYGYQNTALDPLGMWTAVRPVDCLDLNFYKFSQYDLQKSFHVGSLSVVPKVVKLIDIYTILKKIYCGSIGFEYMHIDNIEEISWIQQNVESIMGEITLTHSEQKQLLNEIIQTNDIEQYLAIQFPGTKRFSLEGADVLVPMLKEIIRYIAVYYHNTKKIILSMAHRGRLNVLINVLNKKPSDLFLEFSDFNKISSRISGDVKYHQGFSSNINMKDTNINVLLLPNPSHLEIVNAVAMGVARAYIDNENVNRFSFNDPTIVLPVTIHGDAAISGQGVVQEILNMSKVPAYNVGGTVRIIINNQIGFTTSKICDIRSSRYCTDIAKMIQVPIFHVNADDPEKVIFVIRTALKFRNTFKRDVLIDLVCYRRHGHNEVDEPSVTQPIMYKKINKHPNVYQIYSDYLKYKGVITDDEILNMTTSYQNFLKNEKSLFEQKMTTVQNNILSQCVMKTTNEDEDNNKYNNIRQQITSDDLKKLALSVSSIPKNFQLHPRVYKIYQSRIDMAKENKLFDWGGVEIVAYATLLNNGTSIRLSGEDTTRGTFFHRHAIVHDQNNGNIYIPLANIRENQGNFSVWDSVLSEEASLAFEYGYSVYSSVNTLVIWEAQFGDFSNGAQIVIDQFISSGEQKWGQKCSLVMLLPHGYEGQGPEHSSARIERYLQLCAENNMKICIPSTPAQIYHLLRYQILHSVHTPLIIMSPKSLLRHPMVNTSIYELTHGKFQKIIGEINNEINPKDVKRILICSGKIYYDLLEHRQQYKQYNVAIIRIEQLYPFPTKEIQKIFDIYTHVKHFVWCQEEPKNQGAWYYIKNYFYKILPNDAVLNYVGRSSSASPAVGYLALHKQQQKILINSALNII; encoded by the coding sequence ATGAAAAACAATACAATACAAAATTGGCTACATTCGTCCTGTTTAACAAGAGAAAATCAAGTTTATATAGAAGAATTGTATAAAAAATTTTTGAAAAATTCAAAGGATGTGGATTCGCATTGGAGTACTCTTTTTGAAACTTTATCTGAAACAAACAATTATTCTCAAAACCATTTATTGACTAGACAAGAACAAAAACAAAAAAATAATTTTTTAAATTTAAAACACCAACAAACAGATTTATATCATACACAAGAAAAAGTTTTTAAATTAATTGATGCCTTCAGACTATATGGATATCAAAATACCGCACTAGATCCGTTAGGTATGTGGACCGCTGTTCGTCCTGTGGATTGTTTGGATTTAAATTTTTATAAATTTAGCCAATATGATTTACAAAAATCATTTCATGTTGGTTCTTTATCCGTTGTTCCTAAAGTTGTTAAATTAATTGATATATATACAATACTAAAAAAAATTTATTGTGGTTCGATCGGTTTTGAATATATGCATATTGATAATATTGAAGAAATTTCTTGGATTCAACAAAATGTTGAATCCATTATGGGTGAAATCACACTCACTCATTCAGAACAAAAACAATTATTAAATGAAATTATTCAAACAAATGATATTGAACAATATTTGGCTATTCAATTTCCGGGAACAAAACGATTTTCTTTAGAAGGAGCTGATGTATTAGTTCCAATGTTGAAAGAAATAATACGGTATATTGCTGTGTATTACCATAATACAAAAAAAATAATATTGAGCATGGCTCACCGAGGCCGTTTAAATGTATTAATTAATGTTTTAAATAAAAAACCTAGTGATTTATTTTTAGAATTTTCTGATTTTAATAAAATCAGTTCTCGTATTAGTGGTGATGTTAAGTACCATCAGGGTTTTTCTTCAAATATTAACATGAAAGATACAAATATTAATGTACTGTTGTTGCCCAATCCGTCTCATCTTGAAATCGTTAACGCAGTGGCTATGGGTGTAGCACGAGCTTATATTGATAACGAAAATGTAAACAGATTTTCTTTTAATGATCCAACTATTGTATTACCAGTTACTATACATGGAGATGCAGCCATTAGTGGACAGGGGGTGGTACAAGAAATTCTAAACATGTCTAAAGTACCTGCATATAACGTTGGTGGGACTGTAAGAATAATTATTAATAATCAAATAGGATTTACTACTTCTAAAATTTGTGATATCCGATCGAGTCGATATTGTACTGATATTGCAAAAATGATTCAAGTTCCTATTTTTCATGTAAATGCTGACGATCCAGAAAAAGTTATTTTTGTAATTCGTACTGCGTTAAAATTTAGAAACACTTTTAAACGGGATGTTTTGATCGATTTAGTATGTTATCGACGACATGGACACAATGAAGTTGATGAGCCAAGTGTAACTCAACCTATAATGTATAAAAAAATTAATAAACATCCGAATGTTTATCAAATATATTCTGATTATTTAAAATACAAAGGTGTAATTACTGATGATGAAATTTTAAATATGACAACATCTTATCAAAATTTTTTAAAAAACGAAAAATCACTTTTTGAACAAAAAATGACTACGGTACAAAATAACATATTATCTCAATGCGTTATGAAAACGACTAATGAAGATGAAGACAATAATAAATATAACAATATTCGACAACAAATAACATCTGATGATTTGAAAAAATTAGCATTATCCGTAAGTTCAATTCCGAAAAATTTTCAATTACATCCCAGGGTATATAAAATTTACCAATCACGAATAGATATGGCGAAAGAAAATAAGCTTTTCGATTGGGGAGGTGTAGAAATTGTAGCATATGCAACATTACTAAATAATGGAACTTCTATCCGATTGTCTGGAGAAGATACTACACGGGGCACTTTTTTTCATAGACATGCAATTGTACATGATCAAAATAATGGGAATATTTATATTCCATTAGCTAATATTCGTGAGAATCAAGGAAATTTTTCTGTATGGGATTCTGTTTTATCAGAAGAAGCTTCTTTAGCATTTGAATACGGTTATTCTGTTTACTCATCTGTAAACACTTTAGTAATTTGGGAAGCCCAATTTGGTGATTTTTCTAATGGAGCACAAATTGTTATTGATCAATTTATTAGTTCCGGAGAACAAAAATGGGGACAAAAATGTAGTTTAGTAATGTTATTACCTCATGGATATGAAGGACAAGGACCAGAACATTCTTCTGCAAGAATTGAACGATATCTTCAATTATGCGCTGAAAATAATATGAAAATTTGTATACCCTCTACTCCGGCACAAATTTATCATTTATTACGGTATCAAATATTACATTCAGTTCATACACCATTAATCATCATGTCACCAAAATCTTTATTACGGCATCCTATGGTTAACACATCAATATATGAATTAACACATGGAAAATTTCAAAAGATCATTGGCGAAATCAATAATGAAATTAATCCCAAAGATGTTAAACGTATATTGATATGTTCCGGAAAAATTTATTATGATTTATTAGAACATAGGCAACAATACAAACAATATAATGTAGCTATTATTCGTATTGAGCAATTATATCCATTTCCAACAAAAGAGATACAAAAAATTTTTGATATATATACTCATGTGAAACATTTTGTTTGGTGCCAAGAAGAACCAAAAAATCAAGGTGCGTGGTATTATATTAAAAATTATTTCTATAAAATACTTCCAAATGATGCTGTATTAAATTATGTTGGACGTTCTTCTTCTGCTTCACCTGCAGTAGGATATCTCGCTTTACACAAACAGCAGCAAAAAATATTGATTAATAGTGCACTGAATATTATTTGA
- the sucC gene encoding ADP-forming succinate--CoA ligase subunit beta, whose amino-acid sequence MNLYEYQAKQLLAKYNLPIPNGNVCSTLNQAKEYIKHTKGPWVGKCQIQAGGRGKSGGVEVLKSENEVQYFITHWLGKRLITDQTDDDGEIVHNILLEPYFCVINELYLSMSIDRTNEGIVCLVSSKGGVEIEKIAQETPHVIKKIFLDPLMGPQIYQARKLGFSLRLNMDQIKQFTNIFMNIGKMFLTYDLMLIEINPLVIIDNNHLLCLDAKIHIDHNALFRQKKMLLTDNIIQNISNTSLLCSDNTNLKFNYVPMKGNIGCIVNGAGLAMATMDLLSLYGGNVANFLDVGGDVTKESVIESVKTIIYNHKVKVILINIFGGIVCCNLIAEGIIKALSTLNIMIPIVVRLQGNNAISGNKQLANSKHHIIASDNLFNAIQTVISIANK is encoded by the coding sequence ATGAATTTATATGAATATCAAGCAAAACAACTTCTTGCTAAATATAATTTGCCAATTCCAAATGGGAACGTATGTTCCACATTAAATCAAGCAAAAGAATATATAAAACATACTAAAGGTCCTTGGGTTGGAAAATGTCAAATACAAGCTGGTGGTCGAGGAAAATCCGGGGGGGTTGAAGTTCTCAAATCTGAAAATGAAGTACAGTATTTTATTACACATTGGTTGGGTAAACGCTTAATAACCGATCAAACAGATGATGATGGAGAAATAGTACATAACATTTTATTAGAGCCATATTTTTGTGTTATTAATGAATTATATTTAAGTATGTCGATAGATCGTACTAATGAAGGAATAGTCTGTTTAGTATCCAGTAAAGGGGGGGTAGAAATAGAAAAAATTGCTCAAGAAACTCCACATGTAATTAAAAAAATATTTCTTGATCCATTAATGGGACCACAAATTTATCAAGCACGAAAATTAGGATTTAGTCTAAGATTAAACATGGATCAAATTAAACAATTTACTAACATATTCATGAATATAGGGAAAATGTTTTTAACATATGATTTGATGTTAATTGAAATTAATCCATTAGTTATTATTGATAATAATCATTTGTTATGTTTGGATGCTAAAATACACATTGACCATAATGCTTTATTCCGACAAAAAAAAATGTTATTAACAGATAATATTATTCAAAATATATCTAATACATCACTATTATGTAGTGATAATACAAATTTAAAATTCAACTATGTCCCCATGAAAGGTAATATTGGATGCATTGTAAATGGAGCTGGTTTAGCTATGGCAACGATGGACTTGCTGTCTTTATACGGAGGAAATGTTGCTAATTTTTTGGATGTTGGAGGAGATGTTACAAAAGAATCTGTTATCGAATCTGTTAAAACTATAATTTACAATCATAAAGTAAAAGTAATATTAATTAACATTTTCGGGGGTATTGTCTGTTGTAATTTAATTGCTGAAGGGATTATCAAGGCATTATCAACATTGAATATTATGATACCTATCGTGGTTCGATTACAAGGTAATAATGCTATATCGGGAAATAAACAATTAGCTAACAGTAAACATCATATCATTGCTAGTGATAATTTATTTAATGCAATTCAAACAGTTATTTCGATAGCAAATAAATAG